In Actinomycetota bacterium, the DNA window CCGGAAGCGTTCCTGACGCCCATCCACTCATGGTATATGTTATATATATTGACTAATATTACTAACTGTATTATATTACGCATCAGGAGGTGGTATGGAGATGATAATGACAGCCGTGGCCCTAAGCGCCGGGGAGGAAGTCCCCGGCATAATAGCGGTCCTGGAGAGACATCCCTCAGTGGAACTGTGCGGGATCTCTCGCTCCGTCGGCGATCTTTTCCGACTCCTTACCCGTTTCGCGCCCTCACTTCTCATCGCCTCGCCTGGCATCCTGGAGGAAGTCGTCCAGGAAGGCCTGACGGGCGAGGGGGCACACCACATGAGCGACCCGGTCACCTTTCTGCTACGGGAGGGGAGAGGGACAGAGGAGGGCGTCGGCCTGGAAAGGATCATGCAGCTCCCCGTGAGGATCGCCGGACTGGTCGAGCGGGAATGCGACGAAAGGGAGATTGACCGTGTTTTTCAATATATTAAAGCTAAACTAGAGATATATAATTGCGCCTGTGACTCACATACTTCAAGGAATACCAACGGCTCCGAAGGCGGCTTTTTAGTCTTTTCAGGCTGCAAGGGAGGCGTAGGCACCACCCTCCTCTCATGCTCTTTCGCGGCGGTCGCCGCCTCGGGTTCAAGGCGCGTGCTTCTTATGGAGATGGGCGGGAACCATTCCCAACTTACATATATTAAATCTAATGTTGAGGGTAAGACATTATACGAATTATCCCCCATGGCCGAGGAGGTCTCGTGGGACCTCCTGCGTATCTCCCTCTTTCGCCACCCGTGCGGGTTCTATCTACTTCCAACGGGCCGGCGGAACGCAGGCGGCAAGGGGGTAGCATCCCGGAATGCGGCACCTCTCCTGCGCAACCTGCTCTTTCTCTTCGACGTGGTGGTCATGGACCTCCGGGATCCCTGGAGCGGTGATCTCTCCCTCGTCAACCCCTTCTCTCCGCTGATCCATCTGGTCACCCTTCCCGACGTCCTGTCCGCGGCATGCGCGCGTGACGCCGCCGAGCTGCTTCGCCGCACCGGGATGGACATGTCCCGCCTGCGGCTGCTGGTCAACCGCAGAAGCGGAAACCACCTGCTGGGCCTGGAAGAGATCTCGCGTGCTACCGGGCTGGGGATCGCGGCCGTGCTTCCCGAGGACCCCCGCTCCGGTCTTGATTTCGCCGAGCTCGGAGAGGTCCCCCGCCCCGAGTCGCCCCTGGGGAGAGCGGTCGCGTCCCTGGCCGCAGGCCTGGGACTCGCCTCCACGGGACACGCGGGGACCATGGCCGACGGGCGTTCCCGCCGGAAAGGCAGGTTTCGCGGCAACGGGCCCCCGGTCAAGGTGAGGGGAGCGACGCATGGGTGGTCGGCGGAAGCCTAGCGCTCACGGGCCGGCCGTGCCCGCCGCGAGGGGCGCGCGGCCCGGAGAGGGAGATGACCGGGGAGGACGGAGATGAGAGAGGCTTAAGCGCGGCATGTCGCCCGGCGAGCGGTCGAGGGGCACCCCCGCGAGGGGCGCGCGGCCCGGAGAGGGAGATGACCGGGGAGGACGGAGATGAGAGAGGCGTATGTTCGACTGAAAGAGAAGGTCAAGGAGAGGTTGCCCCAGGGTGAGTTCTCGCCCCTTTCCGACCGCGGCTCCGAAGGCCTGAGGAGGGCGGTCCTGCGCGCGGCCCGGAGAGGGAGATGACCGGGGAGGACGGAGATGAGAGAGGCGTATGTTCGACTGAAAGAGAAGGTCAAGGAGAGGTTGCCCCAGGGTGAGTTCTCGCCCCTTTCCGACCGCGGCTCCGAAGGCCTGAGGAGGGCGGTCCTGCGCGCGGCCCGGAGAGGGAGATGACCGGGGAGGACGGAGATGAGAGAGGCGTATGTTCGACTGAAAGAGAAGGTCAAGGAGAGGTTGCCCCAGGGTGAGTTCTCGCCCCTTTCCGACCGCGGCTCCGAAGGCCTGAGGAGGGCGGTCCTGCGCGCGGCCCGCGAGGCGGCCTGGGAGGAAGGGCTGATCCTGGATCCAGCGGAGATGCAGGCAATGCTGGGGCGGTTGATAGACGACATACTCGGTCTCGGACCCCTGGAGTCCCTCATGCGCGACGAGGCCGTCACCGAGGTGATGGTAAACGGTCCGCGGTGCGTCTACATAGAAAAAGAGGGGCGCATCTATCCCTCGGATGTGGTCCTGGAGGGGGAGCAAGAGATCTACCGCATTATCGATCGTATAATCGGGCCCCTGGGGCTGCACGTGGACGAGGCCTCACCCTACGTCGATGCCCGCCTCCCCGACGGTTCCCGGGTGAACGTGGTGCTGCCCCCCCTCTCGCTCCTCGGTCCCGTGCTCACCATACGCAAGTTCCGCCGCTGCCCCTACACGGTGGAGGAGCTGACCGCGGCCGGCACCCTGACCCCTGCCCAGGCGGAGTTCCTCTCCCGCGCCGTGGCAGAGAGGAAAAACCTGGTAATCTCGGGAGGGGCGGGTACGGGCAAGACCACCCTGCTCAACGCGCTCTCCTCATGCATCGGCCGTGAGGAGCGTATCATCACCCTGGAGGACGCCGCCGAACTGCGCCTGCAACAACCGCACGTCATCCCCCTGGAGACCCGCCCTCCCAACCTCGAGGGAAAGGGAGAGGTGACCCTGAGGGACCTCCTCCGCAACGCCCTACGCATGCGCCCGGACCGCATCATCATCGGAGAGGTACGGGGCGCCGAGGCGCTCGACCTGCTGCAGGCCTTGAACACCGGCCACCGCGGATCCCTCACCACCGTGCACGCCAACTCCCCCCTTGACGCCCTCTCTCGGCTGGAGACCATGGCCCTCACCGCCGGGGTGGGCCTGCCCTCACACGCGGTCCGGGAGCAGATCCTCCAGGCCGTGGACGTCATGGTGCACATGGAGCGTACCGCCGGAGGCGAGAGACGGGTGGCGGAGGTGGCGTGCATGGAACGCGAGGAGGGGTCACAGCCCCACCTGCGCCGCGTCACCCCGAGCGCCGTCGAGAGCCCGCGCGGAGAACCCGGGGGCTCCGGCACGGTAGCATCCCTGCCCCTTCGCGTGCCGCGAGAGGAGGTGACGGCGCCCCCCCTCGCGGCGCCGCGCCCGTGATCGTTCTCGCCCTTTCCCTCGCCCTCGCCGCCGCGTCCCTCGCCGCTTTCCTCGCCTGGCGCAAAGCCGGCAGGAGAGAACGGGCATGGAAAACCCTTTTCGGAAACACGGGGCCGGACGGGCCTTCCCCCACCTCCCTCCGTTCTTGCCTTCCCGACCTTGTCTCCGCGGCCGCCACGAGACGCGGAAGGTCAGCGCTCCTCGTCGCGGCGTCGGCGGCGGCCTTCCTCCTCACCCGCAATCCATTTCTCTCCGCCTCCGTGTGGCCGGGATACGTCGCCCTGCGACGCCTCACGACCAGAAGAAGGCGAGCGCGCTCCCTCGGCGCTCTCGAGGAGCAGACGCTGGAGCTCATCGACTCCCTCAACCAGTCGCTGCGCTCGGGGCTGTCCCTCTTGCAGGCCCTGGAGGCGAGCCGCGAGGACGTGGGCGCGGAGCTCGGCGCGGAGGTGGCGCTGATCCTGCGCGACGTAGGCATGGGCTCCGGGCTGGAGGAGTCGCTCATGCTGGCCGCCGGGCGCGTTCCCTCTTCCTCCCTGCGCCTGACCTTCACCATACTGGCGCTGCTGCACGGCAGGGGCGGTGACCTGCCCCGCATCCTCGAACGCCTCCGCAGGCGGGTACAGGAAGGCCTGGAAGTGAGGCGCGAGGCGAGGATGCTCACCTCCCAGAGCCGCGCCTCCGGCTACCTCGTCGCCTCCCTTCCGGCCGCTTTCCTGGCCCTCCAGGGCCTTCTCAATCCCCGATCCCTGAGCCCGCTGCTCACCACCCCCGCCGGTAACCTCATGGTGGCGGCAGCGGTGGCGCTCAACGCGGGGGCCTTCCTGGTCATCCGCAAGATGGTCAACCCGGGGGCTTAAATGGAGGCGCTCATCGCGTTCCTCGCGGCGATATCCGTGTTCTCGCTGTGCCTCCATCTCCTCCCGGGTCTTCACAGGCGGGCCTCGGCCCTTTCCCTTCTGGGGATGGAGGAGTCGGAGGGGGCGGAGGAGCGCCCCGCTGTACGGCCACTTCCTCTCTTACGGAGGGCGGTCACCCGACTGGGAGGCCTTCTGCCGGAAGCGCCCGCGTCCGAGACCACATCCCTGCTCCAGGAGTCGGGTACGGACTGGACGCCCTCCTTCCTGAGGGGGATACGCCTGGCTTCCGCCCTGGCCCTCGCGCTCCTCCCTCTCCCCCTCGGACCCGCATGCCTCCTCCTCTCCCCCTTCCTCGCCGCGGCCGCATACCACGCTCCGGTGGTCATGCTCAAACAGCGCGCGAAGAGGCGCGGGGAGGAGCTAGCCGCCGACCTCCCCGAGATCGTGGACCTCATGGCGGTGCTCTGTTTCGCGGGCGAGAGCCTGCACACCGCCCTACACCATTCGCTCCAGGCCTGCGCCCATCACACCACCCGCGCGGTCATGGAGGGAGTGGTGGAGCGCATGAGATTGGGGGAGAGCGCCTCCGAGGCCCTGCGCCGCGCCTCCGCGCACTCCGGGCGCGAGATGCGCCGTTTCTGCCGCACCCTGCTGAGGGCGGACGAGACCGGCGCCCCCATCGCCGACATACTGGAGGAGCTGGCGGTGGAGTTCAGGAACGGTAGGCGCGAGCGCGAGAGGACGCGCGCCGCCCGGGTCTCCATCTATATCCTCTTCCCGCTCGTCTTCATGATCCTGCCCTCCTTCCTTCTCCTGACCGTGGGGGGCATCATCCTCGGGAACACCATGTAGAGACGGCTGAAAGGAGGTGAGCCGGATGCGGCAGCTGGTGGAACTGGTCCGTGATGACAGCGCCCAGACCA includes these proteins:
- a CDS encoding type II secretion system F family protein — translated: MEALIAFLAAISVFSLCLHLLPGLHRRASALSLLGMEESEGAEERPAVRPLPLLRRAVTRLGGLLPEAPASETTSLLQESGTDWTPSFLRGIRLASALALALLPLPLGPACLLLSPFLAAAAYHAPVVMLKQRAKRRGEELAADLPEIVDLMAVLCFAGESLHTALHHSLQACAHHTTRAVMEGVVERMRLGESASEALRRASAHSGREMRRFCRTLLRADETGAPIADILEELAVEFRNGRRERERTRAARVSIYILFPLVFMILPSFLLLTVGGIILGNTM
- a CDS encoding CpaF family protein; protein product: MREAYVRLKEKVKERLPQGEFSPLSDRGSEGLRRAVLRAAREAAWEEGLILDPAEMQAMLGRLIDDILGLGPLESLMRDEAVTEVMVNGPRCVYIEKEGRIYPSDVVLEGEQEIYRIIDRIIGPLGLHVDEASPYVDARLPDGSRVNVVLPPLSLLGPVLTIRKFRRCPYTVEELTAAGTLTPAQAEFLSRAVAERKNLVISGGAGTGKTTLLNALSSCIGREERIITLEDAAELRLQQPHVIPLETRPPNLEGKGEVTLRDLLRNALRMRPDRIIIGEVRGAEALDLLQALNTGHRGSLTTVHANSPLDALSRLETMALTAGVGLPSHAVREQILQAVDVMVHMERTAGGERRVAEVACMEREEGSQPHLRRVTPSAVESPRGEPGGSGTVASLPLRVPREEVTAPPLAAPRP
- a CDS encoding type II secretion system F family protein, yielding MIVLALSLALAAASLAAFLAWRKAGRRERAWKTLFGNTGPDGPSPTSLRSCLPDLVSAAATRRGRSALLVAASAAAFLLTRNPFLSASVWPGYVALRRLTTRRRRARSLGALEEQTLELIDSLNQSLRSGLSLLQALEASREDVGAELGAEVALILRDVGMGSGLEESLMLAAGRVPSSSLRLTFTILALLHGRGGDLPRILERLRRRVQEGLEVRREARMLTSQSRASGYLVASLPAAFLALQGLLNPRSLSPLLTTPAGNLMVAAAVALNAGAFLVIRKMVNPGA